From the Desulfobacterales bacterium genome, one window contains:
- a CDS encoding glycosyltransferase family 2 protein, whose product MQVPLTVTVLIINWNSGSQLSHCLRHLAAQTVQPTRILIVDNGSCDHSIEQIFLPPNATVKALRNNLGFAGGNNYGLKACRTDLVALLNPDAFPEPDWMKQLLAAAQQYPDVAAFGSCQRCWSNPEILDGTGDRYHMSGLVRREGYGRRPAKNALRPREIFSPCAAAALYRRKALADIGGFDNDFFCYVEDVDLGFRLRLAGHTARFVPKAVVHHVGSASTGGRHSDFALYHGHRNLVWAFVKNMPGFLFWAMLPVHVAMNLATLLVFMLRGRYRVILRAKRDALRQIPREWRKRRAIQSLRKASIRAIWRMIDKHPIPKNRI is encoded by the coding sequence ATGCAGGTTCCGTTGACCGTAACCGTCTTAATTATAAACTGGAACAGTGGTTCACAGCTCAGTCATTGTCTTCGGCACCTAGCAGCGCAGACCGTGCAACCAACCCGGATTCTGATAGTGGATAACGGAAGCTGCGACCACTCGATCGAGCAAATTTTTCTCCCCCCAAACGCAACGGTGAAAGCGCTGCGTAACAACCTGGGGTTTGCGGGCGGCAACAACTACGGCCTTAAAGCGTGCCGTACCGATCTTGTGGCACTGTTGAATCCGGATGCCTTCCCCGAGCCGGACTGGATGAAGCAATTGCTTGCGGCCGCACAGCAATATCCGGATGTGGCGGCATTTGGTTCATGTCAACGGTGCTGGTCGAATCCGGAGATTTTAGACGGGACTGGAGACCGCTACCATATGAGCGGTCTTGTCCGGCGTGAGGGATACGGCAGGCGGCCTGCAAAAAACGCGCTTCGGCCGCGTGAGATTTTTTCTCCCTGCGCGGCAGCCGCCTTATATCGCCGCAAGGCGCTGGCTGACATCGGCGGCTTTGACAACGACTTTTTTTGCTATGTGGAAGATGTGGACCTCGGCTTTCGTCTTCGCCTGGCCGGTCACACTGCCCGCTTTGTTCCCAAAGCAGTGGTTCATCATGTGGGATCCGCCAGCACGGGAGGAAGGCATAGCGATTTTGCCCTGTACCACGGGCACCGTAATCTTGTATGGGCTTTTGTGAAAAACATGCCGGGGTTTCTATTCTGGGCTATGCTGCCGGTGCATGTCGCGATGAATCTGGCGACCCTTCTGGTCTTCATGCTTCGCGGTCGGTACCGGGTGATCCTGCGGGCAAAACGGGACGCCCTGCGCCAGATTCCCCGGGAGTGGCGCAAACGCCGAGCAATTCAATCCCTCAGAAAAGCCTCCATCCGTGCCATTTGGCGCATGATAGACAAGCACCCGATTCCCAAAAATCGAATTTAA
- a CDS encoding ABC transporter ATP-binding protein — protein sequence MLRRSFHRDFQAIDNISFHVETGQTLGIIGQNGAGKSTLLKLLTGVLMPDSGEIRIDGRITGLLELGTGFNSEFSGVDNIFLNGTYIGLSRDEIKARLNAIVEFTELGRFIDEPIKTYSSGMVMRLAFSVAIHAEPKCFVVDEALSVGDAYFQQKCMRKIRSLKESGGSIVFVSHDLNAVKMLCNQAMLLENGRVVESGDPEPVINTYNFLIANRSSCQESEFKAENRLSGYGNYKVTIDSVQLVNEAHRLTEILSSAQPAGVVIRLTGRETVADMTLGIVIRDKFGQDIYGTNSFYLQQKISIQQGQHLAATYFFDEFNIGPGKYSISAALHTGPSHADECFHWKDKSCVFEVVAGGDHPFIGLVRLKPVLRIEPVCEQGRGAGS from the coding sequence GTGCTTCGACGCAGCTTTCACCGGGATTTTCAGGCCATCGACAACATCTCTTTCCATGTGGAAACCGGTCAAACCTTAGGGATCATCGGCCAGAACGGCGCCGGCAAATCCACGCTTCTGAAATTGCTGACCGGAGTTCTCATGCCCGATAGCGGTGAGATTCGCATCGACGGCAGGATTACCGGTCTTTTGGAGCTTGGCACGGGATTTAACAGCGAATTTTCCGGTGTAGACAATATTTTTTTAAACGGCACCTATATTGGACTTTCCCGGGATGAAATCAAAGCCCGCCTGAACGCCATCGTTGAATTTACGGAGCTCGGCCGGTTCATTGATGAACCGATAAAGACCTATTCTTCCGGCATGGTTATGCGGTTGGCGTTTTCAGTGGCGATTCATGCCGAACCCAAATGTTTTGTGGTGGATGAGGCCTTATCGGTAGGAGATGCCTATTTTCAGCAAAAATGCATGCGCAAGATTCGGTCGCTTAAAGAAAGCGGCGGATCCATTGTCTTTGTTTCCCATGACCTGAATGCCGTCAAGATGCTGTGTAATCAGGCGATGCTGCTGGAAAACGGAAGGGTTGTGGAATCGGGTGACCCTGAACCCGTTATCAATACCTATAATTTTCTCATTGCCAACCGGTCCTCATGCCAAGAGTCTGAATTTAAGGCTGAGAACCGGCTTTCCGGCTATGGAAATTACAAGGTCACGATTGACTCGGTGCAACTTGTGAATGAAGCCCATCGGCTGACTGAAATACTGAGCAGCGCGCAGCCTGCCGGTGTTGTGATTCGACTGACCGGAAGAGAAACCGTGGCGGATATGACTCTGGGAATAGTGATACGGGATAAGTTCGGTCAGGATATCTACGGCACCAATTCTTTTTACCTTCAACAGAAAATAAGTATACAGCAGGGGCAGCACCTTGCGGCGACCTATTTCTTTGATGAGTTTAATATCGGACCGGGCAAATATTCCATCTCGGCGGCGCTTCATACCGGCCCCTCCCATGCGGATGAATGTTTCCACTGGAAGGATAAAAGTTGCGTTTTTGAGGTGGTGGCGGGGGGTGATCACCCATTTATCGGGCTTGTACGGTTAAAACCGGTGTTGCGAATAGAACCGGTGTGCGAACAGGGGCGGGGAGCCGGATCATGA
- a CDS encoding glycosyltransferase produces MQEERRGETAFAAFLNKWIRYTQYSVNIEFQHQYSGGHRFMREGVAINVSGYITGEFGLGEAARSVIRSIDAAGIPYLLNNFDSNPHRKKDTTFTTFSRENPYPVNLILVNPDGLDAFLLEYGSTYFENKYNIAFWFWELGDFPVEWQKYMALFDEIWTGSLYSLDAIAYATDRPVLRVPLSIHLTPKAIHPMFLQDLKDKFVFLSVFDFRSTFQRKNPDKVIDAFLTSFENREDAMLVLKYTNSDANLTKKKMLDDRAGRHENIYIMDDYLHRDALVALFQRADCYVSLHAAEGFGLPIAEAMFLGKPVIATGYSANMEFMTVNNSFPVRFSLELVGETEGPYTKGNIWAKPDVAHCAELMAFVYENPSVARKIGKRARQDITALFSDQSIGARIKKRILRIDEITNHFRSIALENRQRARLIKAHAEIARLARDADILSRIFGRLLNTTIRWMRNIQKKL; encoded by the coding sequence GTGCAGGAAGAACGGCGAGGCGAGACAGCCTTTGCCGCATTCTTGAACAAATGGATACGCTATACCCAGTATAGCGTCAATATTGAATTCCAACATCAGTATAGCGGGGGGCATCGCTTTATGCGGGAAGGCGTGGCGATCAACGTGAGCGGCTACATCACCGGTGAATTCGGGCTCGGCGAAGCGGCCCGCTCCGTTATCCGTTCGATCGATGCGGCAGGAATACCCTATTTGTTAAATAACTTCGACTCAAATCCGCATCGCAAGAAAGATACCACCTTCACCACATTTTCACGGGAAAATCCGTATCCCGTCAATCTCATTCTGGTCAACCCGGACGGGCTGGACGCATTCTTACTGGAATACGGCAGCACATACTTCGAAAATAAGTATAATATCGCGTTCTGGTTTTGGGAATTGGGGGATTTTCCGGTTGAATGGCAGAAATATATGGCCTTGTTTGATGAAATCTGGACCGGCAGCCTTTATTCGCTGGACGCCATTGCTTACGCCACCGATCGGCCCGTGTTGCGCGTTCCGCTGTCCATTCACTTGACACCGAAGGCCATACACCCGATGTTCCTGCAAGATTTGAAGGATAAATTCGTTTTCCTGAGCGTGTTCGATTTTCGCAGCACCTTTCAAAGGAAAAATCCGGATAAAGTCATTGATGCTTTTTTAACATCCTTCGAAAACCGCGAAGATGCCATGCTCGTCCTTAAATATACCAATTCGGACGCGAATTTGACTAAAAAAAAGATGCTGGACGATAGGGCAGGGCGGCATGAAAATATTTATATAATGGATGACTATTTGCATCGCGATGCGCTGGTGGCCCTATTTCAGCGAGCTGATTGCTATGTTTCCCTGCATGCGGCCGAAGGGTTCGGATTGCCGATCGCGGAAGCCATGTTTCTGGGGAAGCCGGTTATCGCCACCGGCTATTCCGCGAATATGGAGTTTATGACGGTCAATAATAGTTTTCCGGTGCGATTCAGTCTTGAACTAGTGGGGGAAACCGAAGGTCCCTATACAAAGGGGAATATATGGGCCAAACCGGATGTGGCGCATTGCGCGGAGCTGATGGCCTTTGTATATGAAAACCCTTCCGTGGCAAGAAAAATCGGGAAGCGGGCCCGCCAGGATATTACGGCATTATTCAGCGATCAATCGATCGGTGCACGGATTAAAAAGAGAATCCTTCGAATAGACGAAATAACGAATCACTTCAGGTCGATTGCCTTGGAAAATAGACAGCGGGCGCGTTTGATCAAAGCACATGCGGAAATAGCAAGACTCGCGCGTGATGCCGATATTCTAAGCCGGATATTCGGCCGACTGCTCAACACAACCATCCGATGGATGCGAAACATTCAAAAAAAATTATAA
- the gmd gene encoding GDP-mannose 4,6-dehydratase: protein MTSKRAVITGITGQDGPYLSQLLLEKGYTVYGTYRRSSSVNFWRIDELGISNHPDLHLLEYDLTDQSANIRLIGDIRPDEIYNLAAQSFVGVSFNQPIATAKITGLGALHLLEAIRIVDPSIRFYQASTSELFGKVQEVPQKETTPFHPRSPYGVAKLFAHWITVNYREAYDIFGVSGILFNHESPLRGREFVTRKITDGIAKIKLGKLDVLELGNLSAKRDWGYAKDYVEGMWRMMQVDAPDTFVLATGRTETVRDFVGMACKAADIEIEWRGEGVNETAVDLRTGKVIIRVNPAFYRPAEVDLLIGDASKARAQLGWKAETQLESLCAMMVEADLCRNENGHCF from the coding sequence ATGACATCCAAACGCGCCGTCATTACCGGTATCACCGGTCAGGACGGACCTTATCTGTCCCAACTGCTGCTTGAAAAGGGCTACACGGTTTACGGAACCTATCGGCGTTCCAGTTCGGTCAATTTCTGGCGGATTGATGAGTTGGGTATCAGCAACCACCCGGATTTGCATCTGCTGGAATACGACCTGACGGATCAATCCGCCAATATTCGCCTGATCGGCGATATTCGGCCGGATGAAATTTATAACCTGGCCGCGCAGAGTTTTGTGGGCGTGTCCTTTAACCAGCCGATCGCCACGGCAAAAATCACCGGATTGGGTGCCCTTCACCTGCTCGAAGCGATTCGCATTGTTGATCCCTCCATCCGTTTTTACCAGGCCTCCACCAGCGAGTTGTTCGGCAAGGTTCAGGAGGTGCCGCAAAAAGAGACCACGCCGTTTCACCCGCGCAGCCCGTACGGCGTGGCCAAGCTTTTTGCCCACTGGATCACGGTGAATTACCGTGAGGCTTATGACATTTTCGGCGTGAGCGGTATTTTGTTCAATCATGAATCCCCCTTGCGCGGACGGGAATTCGTGACGCGCAAGATTACGGACGGGATTGCCAAGATCAAACTCGGGAAACTCGATGTGCTGGAACTTGGCAATCTGAGCGCCAAGCGGGACTGGGGGTATGCCAAGGATTACGTCGAAGGCATGTGGCGAATGATGCAGGTCGATGCGCCAGACACCTTTGTTCTGGCCACGGGCCGCACGGAAACGGTGCGCGATTTTGTCGGCATGGCCTGTAAGGCGGCTGATATTGAAATCGAGTGGCGGGGCGAAGGCGTTAACGAAACAGCCGTTGACCTGCGGACGGGAAAGGTCATTATACGGGTCAATCCCGCTTTTTATCGCCCCGCGGAAGTTGACCTTCTTATCGGAGACGCGTCCAAAGCCCGGGCGCAACTCGGCTGGAAGGCCGAGACTCAACTTGAATCACTGTGCGCGATGATGGTGGAAGCGGATTTGTGCCGAAACGAAAATGGGCATTGCTTCTGA
- a CDS encoding methyltransferase domain-containing protein, giving the protein MIEANIPEISVDEIMARIREEVAMQKQLSRSGRGKPGGDTARTVSSPAPIPPVQPLLPQDAYVWTDFLSYHDSDFIENAYRSILRRAPDTEGAQHYLSLLHSGGISKIEVLGRLRYSKEGRNQKIIVKGLWIRYFIQMLYKVPVAGRVLRIFSGVWKLPVILKNIQVIENTVFIQGRQNEKTSLQLTQFGEHLDASVRALSAEFLNVSDTLKIDLAHKAEGEALVEVQRQLRDYRLNLLDMQRRIQLLLEETRKRLPAPISTEQMNTLLTEEDHFQDALYVSFEDRFRGTREDIKGRVKVYLPYIKNALETTNRAPVLDVGCGRGEWLEVLKENEIVARGVDLNRVMAARCRELGLEVMEADVMDALSGLKNNTLSAVTGLHIIEHLPLKTLLALFDESLRVLKPGGMVIFETPNPENILVGACTFYTDPTHRNPLPPQTSAYLIEARGFVGVEIIRLHQNPAIHFEDAFLDAQFATGQDYAVIGHKA; this is encoded by the coding sequence ATGATTGAAGCCAATATACCGGAGATCAGCGTGGATGAAATTATGGCCCGCATTCGTGAAGAGGTGGCGATGCAAAAGCAGCTTTCCCGGTCAGGGCGCGGAAAACCGGGGGGGGATACCGCCCGCACCGTTTCAAGTCCTGCGCCGATACCGCCGGTTCAGCCCTTGCTGCCTCAGGATGCCTATGTCTGGACGGATTTTCTAAGCTACCATGATTCGGATTTTATCGAGAATGCCTATCGATCCATTCTTCGCCGGGCGCCGGATACGGAGGGAGCGCAACATTACTTGTCCCTTCTTCATAGCGGCGGAATTTCCAAAATAGAGGTTCTGGGCCGACTGCGCTATTCAAAAGAGGGAAGGAATCAAAAAATCATCGTGAAAGGCTTGTGGATTCGTTATTTTATTCAGATGCTATACAAGGTGCCGGTTGCCGGACGCGTGTTGCGTATTTTCTCCGGCGTATGGAAGCTCCCCGTCATTTTAAAGAACATTCAGGTGATTGAAAACACGGTTTTTATTCAGGGTCGCCAGAACGAAAAGACATCGTTGCAGCTGACGCAATTTGGCGAGCATCTGGATGCTTCGGTGCGGGCGCTTTCTGCGGAATTCTTGAACGTCAGCGATACGCTGAAAATAGATTTGGCGCATAAGGCGGAAGGGGAGGCGTTGGTTGAAGTACAAAGACAGTTAAGAGACTACCGGCTCAACCTTCTGGATATGCAGCGCCGCATTCAATTGCTTCTGGAAGAGACGCGTAAAAGATTGCCGGCACCCATTTCAACGGAGCAGATGAATACCCTGCTGACGGAAGAGGATCATTTTCAGGATGCCCTGTACGTGAGCTTTGAAGATAGGTTCAGAGGAACGCGGGAAGACATCAAGGGCCGCGTCAAGGTGTATCTGCCCTATATAAAAAACGCCTTAGAAACGACAAACCGAGCCCCTGTGCTGGATGTGGGGTGCGGTCGCGGAGAGTGGCTTGAAGTCCTCAAGGAAAATGAAATTGTCGCCCGGGGGGTGGACTTGAATCGCGTGATGGCGGCGCGATGTCGGGAGTTGGGCCTGGAGGTGATGGAAGCCGATGTGATGGATGCCTTAAGCGGGCTTAAAAACAACACCCTTTCGGCGGTGACCGGGCTTCACATTATCGAACATTTGCCGCTGAAAACCTTGCTGGCGTTATTCGATGAGTCCTTGAGAGTGCTCAAACCGGGGGGCATGGTTATTTTTGAAACGCCCAATCCTGAAAACATACTGGTCGGCGCCTGCACCTTTTATACCGATCCGACACACCGCAATCCTTTGCCGCCGCAGACCTCCGCTTATTTAATCGAGGCCCGGGGCTTTGTGGGGGTGGAAATTATTCGATTACATCAAAACCCCGCCATTCATTTTGAGGATGCCTTCTTGGACGCGCAATTTGCAACCGGGCAGGACTACGCGGTTATTGGACATAAGGCATGA
- a CDS encoding ABC transporter permease, giving the protein MLSLSFIFELTRRDFSERFAGSTLGALWALIWPLVNLFIYIVIFGRIMGSRLPGVSGIYAYGIYLTSGLIAWVAFSQIVTRCSTIFFEKKNLISKVRLSLPSLLAFVVTAETVTYLISMVIFFLFLILTGYPLSRHLVLLPFVYLLQLIFAFGIGLLAATLAVFLRDLKEIVGITLQLWFWFTPIVYVADILPAGVQKLLRFNPAYVFIDAYHHMFVYNEAPALRTLMVMAVIAHLMVWGSYVVFKKLEKDVRDFL; this is encoded by the coding sequence ATGTTGTCCTTATCCTTTATCTTTGAGCTGACCCGGCGTGATTTTTCGGAACGCTTTGCAGGGTCCACGTTGGGGGCGTTGTGGGCCTTAATCTGGCCCTTGGTCAATCTGTTTATTTATATCGTTATCTTTGGAAGAATCATGGGCAGCCGCTTGCCCGGTGTTTCTGGCATTTACGCTTACGGCATCTATTTGACATCGGGTCTGATTGCCTGGGTCGCGTTCAGCCAGATTGTGACACGCTGTTCGACGATTTTCTTCGAGAAAAAAAACCTCATATCCAAGGTGAGGCTTTCGCTGCCGTCACTGCTGGCCTTTGTGGTGACGGCCGAAACCGTGACCTATCTGATATCCATGGTGATCTTTTTTTTATTTTTGATTCTGACGGGATACCCGCTGAGTCGTCACCTGGTGCTGTTACCCTTTGTTTATTTGTTGCAACTTATTTTTGCGTTCGGAATCGGCCTGCTCGCGGCCACGCTGGCGGTTTTCCTGCGGGATTTAAAAGAAATCGTGGGGATTACGCTTCAGCTTTGGTTTTGGTTCACCCCCATTGTTTATGTGGCGGACATATTGCCGGCCGGTGTCCAAAAATTGCTGCGGTTCAATCCGGCTTATGTGTTTATCGACGCGTATCACCATATGTTTGTGTATAATGAAGCCCCGGCACTTCGCACCCTGATGGTAATGGCCGTTATCGCGCATCTGATGGTCTGGGGCTCTTACGTTGTATTCAAAAAACTGGAAAAAGACGTTCGGGATTTTTTATAA
- a CDS encoding glycosyltransferase → MIVCIAVTALLKHDAIGNDVCHQCVVLNDHHIPAVVYAGEVGDVPITAYCIDQAECRAIIDHPDNLLIYHHGGCWAEGRRLLEKARCRVFVKYHNVTPPEFFSSYSAVYERFCSEGVAQTRLIAGMDHITKFLCASSFNAGDLLRLNVSPAKIEISPPFNKLNDFNRAEIDPVLSRELQDGKVNILFVGRVAPNKGHKEMIRVAAEYAATYGAAIRFNMVGGIDPELAGYRNELDRLIDAHSLKEIVTLTGAVSFDRLHTYYRYSHLFLLMSAHEGFCLPAIEAQFHRLPVVALDSSAIPETLGPNQLVFETPDPLKFAAAIHVLSHHDAYRAYLADEGRKNLRRFLTPGMEAAFFNALGLTALISNT, encoded by the coding sequence ATGATCGTTTGCATTGCCGTCACGGCATTGTTAAAACATGACGCCATTGGAAACGATGTCTGTCATCAATGCGTCGTATTAAACGACCACCATATTCCGGCCGTTGTTTATGCCGGAGAGGTCGGCGACGTGCCGATAACCGCCTATTGTATCGACCAGGCCGAATGCCGAGCCATTATCGATCATCCGGATAATTTGTTGATTTATCACCACGGGGGCTGCTGGGCGGAGGGGCGGCGCTTGTTGGAAAAAGCCCGATGCCGCGTATTTGTGAAGTACCATAATGTCACTCCGCCCGAGTTTTTCTCATCCTACAGCGCTGTGTATGAAAGGTTTTGTTCGGAAGGGGTGGCCCAGACCCGCTTGATTGCCGGTATGGACCACATCACAAAATTCTTGTGCGCGTCTTCCTTTAACGCAGGGGATCTGTTGCGGCTGAATGTTTCCCCCGCTAAAATAGAAATAAGCCCGCCGTTTAACAAGCTGAATGATTTTAACCGGGCCGAAATCGACCCGGTCCTTTCCCGCGAGTTGCAGGATGGGAAAGTGAATATTTTGTTTGTGGGACGGGTGGCGCCGAACAAAGGCCATAAGGAGATGATACGGGTTGCGGCCGAATATGCGGCAACCTATGGCGCCGCCATTCGATTCAATATGGTGGGCGGGATCGACCCCGAACTGGCCGGGTACCGCAACGAACTGGACCGGCTCATCGACGCGCATAGCTTAAAAGAGATTGTGACGTTAACGGGGGCGGTTTCTTTTGACCGGTTGCATACCTATTACCGGTATTCCCATCTGTTTTTGTTGATGTCGGCCCATGAGGGCTTTTGCCTTCCCGCCATAGAGGCGCAATTTCACCGGTTGCCGGTCGTGGCACTGGACAGCAGCGCCATTCCCGAAACATTGGGTCCGAATCAGCTGGTGTTTGAGACGCCGGACCCCTTGAAGTTCGCGGCCGCCATTCATGTCCTTTCTCATCATGACGCATACCGGGCGTATCTGGCGGATGAGGGCCGGAAAAACCTTCGGCGGTTTTTAACCCCTGGCATGGAAGCGGCGTTCTTCAACGCCTTGGGCCTTACCGCCCTGATTTCTAACACGTAA
- a CDS encoding GDP-mannose 4,6-dehydratase, which translates to MKKVLVTGAEGFTGKYVTAEMKAHGWKVWRTDAQEKPGSPEYRCVDLCHLESLCRIIDEIRPDTVIHLAAISFVGHGDANAFYRINLIGARNLLSALAACSHRPECVLLASSANIYGNAAEGVLDETTPPNPANDYAVSKLAMEFMARLWMDRLPVVLVRPFNYTGVGQAESFLLAKIAGHFRRRADVIELGNLDVWRDFSDVRAVARAYRRLVEVCPAGETVNICSGRTHSLREALSMAETIAGHRMRVEVSPALVRANEVTTLSGDPTRLRRLIGSWDTPALEETLRWMLEENAGPGGSYPSI; encoded by the coding sequence ATGAAAAAAGTGCTGGTGACCGGCGCCGAGGGGTTTACCGGAAAGTACGTGACCGCCGAGATGAAAGCGCATGGCTGGAAAGTCTGGCGCACCGATGCGCAGGAGAAGCCGGGAAGCCCTGAATACCGGTGTGTTGACTTGTGTCATTTGGAAAGCCTTTGCCGGATTATAGACGAGATCAGGCCGGACACCGTCATACACCTGGCGGCTATCTCGTTTGTCGGTCACGGGGATGCGAACGCCTTTTACCGGATTAATCTCATCGGCGCGCGCAATCTCTTATCCGCGTTGGCGGCTTGTTCCCACCGGCCCGAATGCGTGCTGTTGGCGAGTAGCGCGAATATTTACGGCAATGCGGCCGAAGGTGTATTGGATGAGACAACGCCGCCGAATCCCGCCAACGATTATGCGGTTAGCAAACTGGCCATGGAGTTCATGGCGCGCCTTTGGATGGACAGGTTGCCGGTGGTGCTGGTGCGGCCATTTAACTATACAGGGGTTGGCCAGGCCGAATCCTTTTTATTGGCGAAGATTGCCGGGCACTTTCGACGCCGGGCGGACGTGATCGAGCTGGGGAACCTCGATGTTTGGCGGGATTTTTCAGATGTGCGTGCAGTGGCTCGGGCGTATCGCCGTCTCGTGGAGGTTTGCCCGGCCGGCGAAACCGTCAACATTTGCTCGGGCAGGACCCATTCCCTGCGGGAGGCGCTGTCCATGGCGGAAACCATCGCCGGCCACCGCATGCGGGTGGAGGTGAGCCCGGCTCTCGTGCGGGCCAATGAAGTGACGACACTCTCGGGGGACCCCACCAGGCTGCGCCGTTTGATCGGGTCCTGGGATACGCCGGCGCTGGAGGAGACCCTGCGCTGGATGTTGGAAGAAAATGCTGGCCCAGGTGGATCCTATCCATCGATTTAA